The following coding sequences are from one Leptolyngbya sp. NIES-3755 window:
- a CDS encoding transcriptional regulatory protein GntR family protein (similar to AA sequence:cyanobase_aa:sll5086): MLKKVQNCDASTLYEQVADRIRALIQEGTLRSGDRLPSVRKLHQQFSVSISTVLEAYRLLEDQGWIGARPQSGYYVKPLQNRAEPSSCSSLRYDNPVDVSLAFRVMRDPRHLGLGHAIPGLELLPIASLNRIANRIVREQPTALHSYNAPQGSDVLRHEVARRSIEMGCSFSPDNLIITNGATEALNLALRAVTQPGDIVAIESPTYYGFLEILESQHLKALEIPTEPKEGMLLEHLEFALKHRKIAACLLVSNFSNPLGSCMSDRKKQQLVALLNQYAVPLIEDDVYGELYFSNVRPKAIKAFDTDDLVLYCASVSKTLSPGLRVGWCAAGRYHVKVERLKMAMSWTTAIVPQLTAAEFLSNGGCDRHFRQIRRSYQTQMLRMTQAICADFPIETRVTQPNGGQVLWLELPIGFDAMSLYNTALQHQITVAPGMMFSPSGAYRNCLRLNCGLPWSTEIETAMKTLGRLCKEQLS, encoded by the coding sequence ATGCTCAAAAAAGTACAGAATTGTGATGCTTCGACGCTTTATGAACAAGTTGCCGATCGCATTCGTGCCCTAATTCAAGAAGGAACTTTACGATCGGGCGATCGCTTACCTTCTGTCCGAAAACTGCATCAACAATTCTCTGTAAGCATTTCAACCGTTCTAGAAGCCTATCGATTGTTGGAAGATCAAGGCTGGATTGGAGCGCGTCCGCAATCGGGCTACTATGTCAAACCGCTACAAAATCGTGCAGAACCGAGTTCCTGTTCTTCGCTCAGATATGACAATCCAGTTGATGTTTCCTTGGCGTTTCGGGTCATGCGCGATCCAAGGCATTTGGGATTAGGTCATGCAATTCCAGGATTGGAGCTTTTGCCGATCGCATCTCTTAACCGCATCGCCAACCGAATTGTTCGAGAGCAACCAACCGCCCTACACTCCTACAATGCGCCTCAAGGTTCAGACGTGTTACGGCATGAAGTTGCACGTCGATCGATTGAAATGGGATGCAGTTTTTCACCCGATAACTTAATCATCACCAATGGTGCAACTGAAGCGCTCAATTTAGCGTTACGTGCAGTGACTCAACCTGGAGACATTGTTGCGATCGAGTCCCCAACTTATTACGGTTTTCTCGAAATTCTAGAATCTCAGCACCTCAAAGCGTTGGAGATTCCAACTGAACCAAAAGAAGGAATGCTATTGGAACACTTAGAATTTGCGCTGAAACATCGGAAAATCGCGGCTTGTTTGCTTGTCTCGAATTTTAGTAATCCATTGGGAAGCTGTATGAGCGATCGTAAAAAACAGCAGCTTGTCGCCTTACTCAATCAGTACGCTGTGCCTTTGATTGAAGATGATGTTTACGGAGAGCTTTATTTCTCGAACGTTCGCCCCAAAGCGATCAAAGCTTTTGACACTGACGATCTCGTTTTGTATTGCGCTTCAGTGAGTAAAACTCTATCGCCCGGATTGCGGGTCGGTTGGTGTGCAGCAGGACGATATCACGTCAAAGTTGAACGCTTAAAAATGGCAATGAGTTGGACAACTGCGATCGTACCTCAGTTAACCGCTGCCGAATTTTTATCAAATGGAGGATGCGATCGACATTTTCGCCAGATTCGTCGATCGTATCAAACTCAAATGCTACGAATGACGCAAGCGATCTGTGCAGACTTTCCAATCGAAACTCGTGTAACTCAACCAAATGGCGGTCAGGTTTTGTGGTTAGAATTACCGATTGGATTCGATGCAATGTCGTTGTACAACACGGCACTACAGCATCAAATTACGGTTGCTCCAGGAATGATGTTTTCACCCTCTGGAGCATATCGAAACTGTTTACGATTAAATTGTGGATTACCTTGGTCAACAGAAATCGAAACCGCAATGAAAACGCTAGGAAGACTCTGTAAAGAACAGTTGAGTTAG
- a CDS encoding hypothetical protein (similar to AA sequence:cyanobase_aa:LBDG_53160), which produces MKTNAVRILENLEIAYELREYEVDPDNLAAESVAEKIGLPPEQVFKTLVARGDRNGICLAVIGGNMQLDLKALAKVSGDRKIETVPLKEVQPLTGYIRGGVTALACKKDYPVYVDELIELFDVISISAGMRGLQILLAPSDYLRAVKGKIGAIAQEK; this is translated from the coding sequence ATGAAAACGAATGCCGTTCGCATTTTAGAGAATCTGGAAATCGCTTACGAACTCAGAGAATACGAAGTCGATCCTGATAATTTGGCAGCGGAATCTGTTGCTGAAAAAATTGGGCTGCCTCCGGAGCAAGTTTTCAAAACGTTGGTGGCTCGTGGAGACAGAAATGGAATTTGTTTGGCGGTGATTGGTGGAAATATGCAGCTTGATCTTAAAGCGTTGGCGAAAGTGTCGGGCGATCGCAAAATTGAAACTGTTCCCCTCAAAGAAGTTCAACCACTCACCGGATACATTCGAGGTGGCGTAACTGCACTCGCTTGCAAAAAAGACTATCCAGTTTACGTCGATGAATTGATTGAATTATTTGACGTGATCTCGATTTCTGCGGGAATGCGAGGACTACAGATTTTATTAGCTCCAAGTGATTATCTTCGGGCAGTCAAAGGAAAAATTGGAGCGATCGCACAAGAGAAATAA
- a CDS encoding putative sensor protein (similar to AA sequence:cyanobase_aa:LBDG_08970), whose product MKLVFQPFASRQRPLLVRFLVGSTILLVSCSAYYSYQLVRNTLLESLKKNAFQELAQGRESLDRWLSNQKIHIETLANTAQVRSMDWAKTEPYLKAETLRFSDISAIAIGTPDGWRNAMGGQKHYIGDREYFKKAMAGITNISDPMIARATQLPGIAIAAPIWQGFDTTTKPIGEIHSVVRLERINQVVSSVQYGQQSYAFAIDSQGRIVAHADRAFSFSERQSQDDQLSGVIQHISKRREGIELIKVDNQNHYVAYLPLQEVDWSIALVIPRENIESQLRSLDTIALIVAGMAIALLIILGQIQSIEQRHLKQSNALLEQRVEERTAELSNAMEQLQQSQLRMIQSEKMSALGSLVAGVAHEINNPVNFIHGNINYVNEYAESLLHLIDLYQQQFPDSSVSIQEYLEEIDFEFLAKDLPKTLASMQMGTDRIKDIVLSLRNFSRLDEAEVKPVDIHEGIDSTLLILQHRTKATPELTAVKVIKDYRDLPLVACYASQLNQVFMNILANALDAIEDQRKESICTIRIKTQMLNQGMVQVAIADNGSGMPLEVQQRIFDPFFTTKPVGKGTGMGMSISYQIVTERHQGKLYCVSQPGKGTEFFIEIPVS is encoded by the coding sequence ATGAAATTAGTTTTTCAGCCTTTCGCTTCGCGCCAACGTCCATTATTGGTCAGATTTTTGGTCGGCAGTACCATTCTGCTCGTGAGTTGCAGTGCCTATTACAGCTATCAACTCGTGCGGAATACACTGCTAGAGAGCTTAAAGAAAAATGCGTTTCAAGAACTGGCGCAAGGTCGAGAAAGCCTTGATCGCTGGTTGTCGAATCAGAAAATTCATATTGAAACTTTAGCGAACACGGCTCAGGTTCGATCAATGGATTGGGCAAAAACTGAGCCTTACTTGAAAGCAGAAACTCTACGATTTAGTGATATTTCCGCGATCGCAATTGGTACGCCAGATGGTTGGCGGAATGCGATGGGTGGTCAAAAGCACTACATCGGCGATCGTGAGTATTTCAAAAAAGCGATGGCAGGTATCACCAATATCAGCGATCCGATGATTGCTCGTGCTACTCAACTCCCCGGAATTGCGATCGCCGCCCCGATTTGGCAGGGATTTGATACCACAACTAAACCAATCGGGGAAATTCATAGTGTGGTCCGGTTAGAGCGAATCAATCAGGTCGTGAGCAGTGTGCAGTACGGTCAACAAAGCTATGCGTTTGCGATCGATTCTCAAGGACGAATTGTGGCTCACGCTGATCGCGCCTTTAGTTTTAGCGAGCGCCAATCCCAAGACGATCAACTGTCCGGAGTGATTCAGCACATCAGCAAGCGCAGAGAAGGCATTGAGTTAATCAAGGTGGACAATCAGAATCATTATGTCGCTTACCTTCCGCTTCAAGAGGTTGATTGGTCGATCGCGCTCGTGATTCCCAGAGAAAATATTGAATCTCAATTGCGATCGCTCGATACGATTGCGCTGATTGTAGCGGGAATGGCGATCGCGTTACTGATCATTCTGGGGCAGATTCAATCGATCGAACAAAGACATCTGAAGCAATCGAATGCACTTCTCGAACAGCGAGTCGAAGAACGGACGGCAGAGCTATCTAATGCAATGGAACAACTTCAGCAATCTCAATTGAGAATGATTCAGAGTGAAAAGATGTCTGCGCTTGGAAGTTTAGTCGCAGGTGTAGCGCACGAGATCAATAACCCGGTCAATTTTATTCATGGCAACATTAATTATGTAAATGAATATGCTGAAAGTCTTTTACATCTGATTGATCTCTATCAACAGCAATTTCCTGATTCATCAGTCTCAATTCAAGAGTATTTAGAAGAAATTGATTTTGAGTTTTTAGCCAAAGATTTACCTAAAACGTTGGCTTCAATGCAGATGGGAACCGATCGCATCAAAGACATTGTTCTATCTCTCAGAAACTTCTCGCGCTTGGATGAAGCAGAAGTAAAACCTGTAGATATCCATGAAGGCATTGATAGCACTTTGCTGATTCTGCAACACCGCACTAAAGCCACTCCTGAGCTTACGGCTGTGAAAGTGATCAAAGACTATAGGGATTTACCGCTAGTAGCCTGCTATGCCAGCCAACTAAATCAGGTATTCATGAACATTTTGGCGAATGCACTCGATGCGATCGAAGACCAACGCAAGGAATCGATTTGTACGATTCGGATTAAAACCCAAATGCTGAATCAAGGAATGGTGCAAGTTGCGATCGCGGACAATGGTTCAGGGATGCCGCTAGAGGTGCAGCAGCGCATCTTCGATCCGTTCTTTACGACTAAGCCTGTTGGTAAAGGGACAGGTATGGGAATGTCGATCAGCTATCAAATTGTGACAGAACGGCATCAAGGAAAGTTGTACTGCGTTTCCCAACCTGGTAAGGGAACAGAATTTTTCATTGAGATTCCCGTTTCATAA
- a CDS encoding hypothetical protein (similar to AA sequence:cyanobase_aa:Synpcc7942_1724) — protein sequence MKLNHFWNAVVSRISSSGELQVNHRRDYQGNWSYQIYDPQAEKHNTFGTEQEVRMWLDQRHYD from the coding sequence ATGAAGCTTAATCATTTCTGGAATGCTGTTGTTAGTCGAATTTCTAGCAGCGGTGAACTCCAAGTCAATCATCGTCGAGATTACCAGGGAAATTGGTCTTATCAAATCTACGATCCGCAAGCTGAAAAGCATAATACATTCGGAACAGAGCAAGAAGTTAGAATGTGGCTTGATCAACGTCATTATGATTAA
- a CDS encoding ABC transporter substrate-binding protein (similar to AA sequence:cyanobase_aa:LBDG_08980) has translation MTTPRRFVLQAGASFLVTAGFQGCIQTAQTQQSTLKISQTLADRIQKRGHLKVATEDDYPPFEFLVNGKPTGFDHELLARFRQVVPFQIEQEIMAWQGLLPGVGEGKYDVALTAVGVTDDRAKFLDFTMPIAESTIAYIKRKDDSSIEGVQSLAGKTIGVQQGGVSQAAVPDLEAKLKQQGGKLGVVKQYRGFAEAYQDLINKKLDAVLHNIVSLSVLVNEKPAIFELGERVSRKSYAAWAVKKGDRELLALLNQFLQQQRDQGEMSKLQQDWFKMTFDNLPQEPLLPGDRPIPV, from the coding sequence ATGACAACCCCTAGACGTTTCGTGCTTCAGGCTGGAGCAAGTTTTCTCGTAACGGCAGGATTTCAAGGCTGTATTCAAACTGCTCAAACTCAGCAATCCACACTTAAAATCAGTCAAACTCTGGCTGACCGGATTCAGAAGCGCGGGCATTTGAAGGTCGCAACCGAAGATGATTATCCACCGTTCGAGTTTTTGGTGAACGGTAAACCCACCGGATTTGATCATGAATTACTGGCACGATTTCGGCAAGTCGTTCCCTTTCAGATCGAGCAAGAGATTATGGCTTGGCAGGGACTTCTCCCCGGAGTCGGTGAGGGCAAATACGATGTCGCACTCACAGCCGTAGGCGTAACCGACGATCGCGCTAAGTTCTTAGACTTCACGATGCCGATCGCAGAATCTACGATCGCTTATATCAAACGCAAGGACGATTCCTCGATCGAGGGAGTTCAGTCATTGGCGGGAAAGACGATAGGCGTACAGCAAGGCGGAGTGTCTCAAGCTGCCGTGCCTGATTTAGAGGCAAAACTGAAACAGCAAGGCGGAAAACTCGGAGTCGTGAAACAATATCGGGGATTTGCAGAAGCTTATCAGGACTTGATCAACAAAAAATTAGATGCAGTTCTGCACAACATTGTGTCGCTTTCGGTGTTAGTGAATGAGAAACCTGCCATTTTCGAGCTAGGAGAGCGAGTCAGCCGGAAATCTTACGCAGCTTGGGCAGTCAAAAAAGGCGATCGAGAATTATTAGCGTTGCTGAACCAGTTTTTGCAGCAACAACGCGATCAAGGCGAAATGAGCAAGCTCCAACAAGACTGGTTCAAAATGACGTTCGACAATTTACCTCAAGAGCCACTGTTACCCGGCGATCGCCCGATTCCAGTATGA
- a CDS encoding hypothetical protein (similar to AA sequence:cyanobase_aa:cce_2763), translated as MSTNPRSTSEPIARSRLRQEHRVRNLILDYALGISILGLIPIPRIFTLKLIVAFGLILKMIWDIGKQWHWRRGQDFLAIVGLFFGVLGALAMAFMAWATFVGLGVFVPYVKGFAIAAALFTLPWAIGQTVNQFFLSGNE; from the coding sequence ATGTCTACGAATCCACGTTCAACGTCTGAACCGATCGCTCGGAGTCGCCTTCGACAAGAACATCGAGTCCGAAATCTCATCCTTGACTATGCGTTGGGAATTTCGATTCTAGGACTGATTCCAATCCCGCGAATCTTCACGCTTAAGTTAATTGTGGCTTTTGGTTTGATTCTCAAAATGATTTGGGATATTGGCAAACAGTGGCACTGGCGTAGAGGACAAGATTTTTTAGCGATCGTCGGTCTATTTTTCGGAGTTCTGGGCGCTTTAGCGATGGCATTCATGGCATGGGCGACGTTTGTGGGATTGGGAGTGTTTGTCCCTTACGTGAAAGGATTCGCGATCGCAGCCGCTTTGTTCACGTTACCTTGGGCGATCGGGCAAACGGTGAATCAGTTTTTTCTCAGCGGAAATGAGTAA
- a CDS encoding hypothetical protein (similar to AA sequence:cyanobase_aa:cce_2762), with protein MKLRRRQVLLGGVAAGVAATVGTEYSTRHAEEARSAEILALNASNPTRLLQQTFEADAKKINAGIEIQASVGQPRPTIPYSRDMSNLLIQCSKLATQQYLTGKTIPTYDGSIKMLPAYFRGSVSPSEEKNENKGNRFLKRFPR; from the coding sequence ATGAAACTTAGACGACGGCAGGTTTTACTTGGAGGGGTGGCAGCAGGAGTCGCCGCAACTGTCGGGACAGAATACTCAACTCGACACGCAGAAGAAGCCCGAAGTGCTGAAATTCTCGCGCTCAATGCTAGTAATCCAACTCGCTTGTTGCAACAAACCTTTGAAGCAGATGCGAAAAAGATTAATGCAGGAATAGAAATTCAAGCTTCGGTTGGACAACCTCGACCTACGATTCCTTACAGTCGAGACATGTCGAATCTCCTGATTCAATGTAGTAAACTCGCGACACAGCAGTATTTAACAGGGAAAACGATTCCCACTTACGACGGTTCGATCAAGATGCTGCCTGCCTATTTTCGAGGGAGCGTGTCACCTTCTGAGGAGAAAAATGAGAATAAAGGAAACCGATTCCTGAAGAGGTTCCCGCGATGA
- a CDS encoding glycosyl transferase family protein (similar to AA sequence:cyanobase_aa:LBDG_53170), with translation MNSPLIPDGVSTALASTLQPDVSIVVPIYNEVESIPRLIDAIAMSLRNAALTYEIICVDDGSRDGSDALLKQQAQTRNDLKAVILRRNYGQTPAMAAGFGQAIGKVIITLDGDLQNDPSDIPMLLEKLNEGYDLVSGWRKNRQDASLTRVLPSKIANWLIGQVTGVRLHDYGCSLKAYRSELVADMNLYGELHRFLPALAFIEGARIAEVPVKHHSRQFGKSKYGLDRTFRVVMDLLTVSFMRKFLTRPMHVFGLFGLVSLLSGMSIGIYLTIVKLGFGEEIGQRPLLILAVVLFLAGLNLFSFGLLAEISMRTYHESQGRPIYRVREVIGKKDS, from the coding sequence ATGAACTCGCCTTTGATCCCTGACGGAGTATCGACTGCACTTGCATCCACGCTTCAGCCTGATGTGTCGATCGTCGTTCCGATCTATAACGAAGTTGAAAGTATTCCAAGACTGATTGATGCGATCGCAATGAGTCTCAGAAATGCTGCTCTGACGTATGAAATTATCTGCGTCGATGACGGATCGCGTGACGGTTCAGACGCGCTCTTGAAACAACAGGCTCAAACTCGGAATGATTTGAAGGCAGTGATTCTGCGGCGAAATTATGGACAGACACCCGCAATGGCAGCCGGATTTGGACAAGCGATCGGGAAAGTGATCATCACATTAGATGGCGACTTGCAGAATGATCCGAGCGATATTCCGATGCTGCTAGAGAAATTGAATGAGGGATACGATCTCGTCAGCGGTTGGCGCAAAAATCGGCAGGATGCTTCTCTGACTCGCGTTTTACCTTCTAAGATTGCGAATTGGCTGATCGGACAGGTAACAGGTGTGCGACTACACGATTACGGCTGTTCGTTGAAGGCTTATCGATCGGAACTCGTTGCAGATATGAACTTGTATGGAGAGTTACACCGATTCTTACCTGCATTGGCGTTTATCGAAGGCGCACGAATCGCGGAAGTTCCGGTGAAACATCATTCGCGGCAATTTGGCAAAAGTAAGTATGGACTCGATCGAACATTTCGCGTCGTGATGGATTTGCTCACCGTTTCGTTTATGCGGAAATTCCTCACTCGCCCGATGCACGTATTCGGCTTGTTCGGTTTAGTGTCGCTCTTATCGGGAATGTCGATCGGGATTTATTTGACGATCGTAAAACTCGGTTTCGGTGAAGAAATCGGACAGCGACCTTTGCTAATTCTTGCAGTGGTTCTTTTTCTTGCAGGTTTGAATCTTTTCAGTTTTGGATTGCTGGCTGAAATCTCAATGCGAACCTATCATGAATCCCAAGGTCGCCCAATTTACCGAGTTCGGGAAGTCATCGGTAAAAAAGATTCGTAG
- a CDS encoding hypothetical protein (similar to AA sequence:cyanobase_aa:cce_2762) produces the protein MTRSHFRELDGYTQLASFKGHEVEVEDTIELPTTAQNNPQDPLEQQANDAQNAVRQTTQEAVKLRQLTPVYLGFVLVSKAHNIIVFRGTQRNTEWLHNFYARQQDYRNPITEETIGKVHSGFVENYKSIISPIPLEVAGRLDPNVPCYITGHSLGSALAVLTSIELALSIPALKPQIQLYTYAGARVGDPNFARIHTQVVPNHFRVVNLADIVPLLPPIQSPGGTYVHTGQTWSFLAQNGDFLPNHVVDTYRQAIVNRVETDQSRTYPVSGA, from the coding sequence GTGACACGCTCCCATTTTCGAGAACTGGATGGCTATACGCAGCTTGCATCATTTAAAGGGCACGAAGTCGAGGTCGAAGATACGATCGAGCTTCCCACAACTGCTCAGAACAATCCCCAAGATCCGCTAGAGCAACAAGCGAATGATGCCCAGAATGCAGTCAGACAAACAACGCAAGAAGCGGTGAAACTCAGACAGCTTACTCCGGTTTATCTGGGCTTTGTGCTGGTCTCGAAAGCTCATAACATCATTGTGTTTCGTGGCACTCAGCGCAATACCGAATGGTTGCATAACTTTTATGCTCGACAGCAAGACTATCGCAATCCAATTACCGAAGAAACGATCGGTAAAGTTCACAGTGGCTTTGTGGAAAACTACAAAAGCATTATTAGTCCGATTCCGCTTGAAGTGGCAGGACGGTTAGATCCAAACGTTCCTTGTTACATTACCGGACATAGTTTGGGGTCTGCATTGGCGGTACTCACTTCGATCGAGCTTGCGTTGAGTATTCCTGCCCTAAAACCGCAGATTCAACTCTACACGTATGCAGGAGCGCGAGTTGGAGATCCCAATTTTGCTCGAATTCATACTCAAGTGGTTCCGAATCATTTTCGGGTGGTGAATCTAGCGGATATTGTGCCGCTGTTGCCTCCGATTCAGTCTCCGGGCGGTACTTATGTGCATACGGGGCAAACCTGGTCGTTCCTGGCGCAGAACGGGGATTTTTTGCCGAATCATGTAGTCGATACTTATCGACAAGCGATCGTGAATCGAGTCGAAACGGATCAGTCACGAACCTATCCCGTGTCGGGTGCGTGA
- a CDS encoding DinB family protein (similar to AA sequence:cyanobase_aa:PCC7424_3644) — MAQYNCWMNQKIYTMCAEIPNAKRSEDLGAFFKSIDGTLNHILVGDRIWLGRFVQKPFTSKLSDILYSDFDELRQERDRTDQDILNWTQQLTSEWLEALFTYTTITTPTKTVTRPAWLLVTHFFNHQTHHRGQLTTLLNQLGYDPGVTDLPYMPTL; from the coding sequence ATGGCACAGTATAATTGCTGGATGAATCAAAAGATTTATACTATGTGTGCTGAGATTCCGAATGCGAAACGCAGTGAAGATTTGGGCGCGTTCTTTAAGTCGATCGATGGAACTCTAAATCATATTCTGGTTGGCGATCGTATTTGGCTCGGTCGCTTCGTCCAAAAGCCTTTTACCTCGAAACTGAGTGATATTCTGTACTCTGATTTTGACGAATTGCGACAAGAGCGCGATCGTACCGACCAAGACATTCTCAACTGGACACAACAGCTTACTTCCGAATGGCTTGAAGCTCTGTTCACTTACACCACAATTACAACGCCAACGAAAACCGTTACTCGTCCTGCATGGCTGTTAGTAACGCATTTCTTCAATCATCAAACGCATCATCGCGGACAACTTACCACTCTGTTGAACCAACTCGGTTATGATCCGGGAGTCACCGATCTGCCATACATGCCAACATTATGA
- a CDS encoding colanic acid biosynthesis acetyltransferase WcaF (similar to AA sequence:cyanobase_aa:LBDG_55700), with amino-acid sequence MTQIRSSIDVNAPPLVDLRHYDQSWYDRGRPGWYVLLWWLVQAIVFPITPQPFNSIRCSVLRWFGAKIGQGVLIRPTARFTYPWKVEIGDHSWIGDNVVFYSLDRISVGDHCVISQKTYLCTGSHDLSDRAFGLETNAIEIGHGAWIATDCFIALGVQIGSNAVIGARSTVLKSMPAQHVCWGSPCRSQYIREMKC; translated from the coding sequence ATGACGCAAATTAGATCTTCGATCGACGTAAATGCGCCACCGCTTGTCGATCTTCGTCACTATGATCAGTCTTGGTACGATCGCGGTCGTCCGGGCTGGTATGTGTTGCTCTGGTGGTTGGTACAAGCAATCGTATTTCCAATCACGCCTCAGCCCTTTAATTCAATTCGATGTTCAGTTCTGCGATGGTTTGGAGCGAAGATCGGTCAAGGCGTTTTAATTCGTCCAACTGCTCGATTTACTTATCCTTGGAAAGTTGAGATCGGTGATCACAGTTGGATTGGCGATAATGTTGTCTTTTATAGTCTCGATCGCATTTCTGTGGGTGATCACTGTGTCATTTCTCAGAAAACTTACCTTTGCACTGGGAGTCATGATTTAAGCGATCGAGCATTTGGACTCGAAACGAATGCGATCGAAATCGGTCACGGTGCTTGGATTGCGACCGATTGCTTTATTGCTCTGGGCGTTCAGATTGGCTCAAATGCTGTGATTGGTGCTCGGAGTACGGTTTTAAAGTCGATGCCTGCTCAGCATGTTTGCTGGGGATCACCTTGTCGATCGCAATATATCCGAGAAATGAAATGCTAA
- a CDS encoding unknown protein (similar to AA sequence:cyanobase_aa:asl7669), whose translation MTPEDQQALNAHVQAIAKILYNDADKSQITNLAEIEAMVRTQVQQHVTPGLGSFLSQQLPPQLKATRDG comes from the coding sequence ATGACTCCTGAAGACCAACAAGCGCTGAATGCCCATGTTCAAGCGATTGCAAAAATCTTGTACAACGATGCTGACAAAAGCCAGATAACGAATTTGGCAGAAATCGAAGCGATGGTGCGAACTCAAGTGCAACAGCACGTCACACCAGGATTAGGGAGTTTTTTATCACAGCAGTTACCGCCACAACTGAAGGCTACCCGCGACGGTTGA
- a CDS encoding hypothetical protein (similar to AA sequence:cyanobase_aa:Cyan7425_5027) produces MSPYLEACCLRASATVSYARAERDIAVYTGMRVSAKTQQRLVQRQPWEELEPEAPEPILEISIDGGNVKLTSGTQDEPDWRQYKAVRINGKGESRAWFQDNEALVATVSARPMAEVVVCLGDGHDGIWNLHQQIVALSEQRIEILDWYHLKENLFKLSSDEIDREQIEAQLWKGDVSAALAQLAACPSDEAERFCNYLLKHQHRIVNYDYYAAEELCSIGSGAVESLVKQIDQRLQIVGGRWKAEHIPKVLAQRCAYLNEQLNPTTSILSRR; encoded by the coding sequence ATGAGTCCTTACTTGGAAGCGTGCTGTTTGAGAGCGAGTGCAACGGTTTCCTATGCCCGCGCAGAACGAGACATCGCGGTGTATACAGGAATGCGCGTCAGCGCCAAAACGCAACAACGATTAGTCCAGCGACAACCGTGGGAAGAACTTGAACCCGAAGCGCCAGAGCCGATTCTGGAAATCAGTATTGATGGCGGCAATGTGAAGTTAACCAGTGGCACTCAAGACGAACCGGACTGGCGACAGTACAAAGCCGTTCGCATCAATGGCAAGGGAGAAAGTCGAGCTTGGTTTCAGGACAATGAGGCATTGGTCGCAACAGTGAGCGCGCGTCCGATGGCAGAGGTCGTTGTCTGTCTGGGCGATGGACACGACGGCATCTGGAACTTGCATCAGCAGATCGTCGCGTTGAGCGAGCAACGGATTGAGATTCTCGATTGGTATCATCTCAAGGAGAACTTGTTCAAGTTATCGAGCGACGAAATCGACCGAGAACAGATAGAAGCTCAGTTATGGAAAGGAGATGTGAGCGCTGCTCTAGCCCAATTAGCGGCGTGTCCCTCCGATGAGGCAGAGCGGTTTTGCAACTATCTGCTGAAGCATCAACATCGGATTGTGAACTACGACTACTACGCGGCTGAGGAGCTATGTTCGATTGGGTCAGGAGCCGTGGAATCGTTGGTCAAACAAATTGATCAACGGTTGCAGATTGTTGGAGGTCGGTGGAAAGCGGAGCATATTCCGAAAGTGCTGGCACAACGCTGTGCTTATCTCAATGAGCAACTGAATCCCACGACATCTATTCTCTCAAGAAGGTGA